CGTATGGCTGGGCGTCGCCGGAGCGGACGTCCATGCGGAGGTCGCCGAGGTCGCCGTTCCGCTCCCCGAGGGACGGGTGCGCCGGGAGGACGTCCGGGCCCTGCGCAGCCTGTTCCATGAGGGTAGCCTGCCGGGACAGCGCGAAACGGTGCATGTCGTCGAGCACGGCTTCGCCACCCAGCCCGGCCGCTGGTTGCATCAGCCGGTGGGCCGGCCGGGAACGGAGCTCGCCTGCCGTGCGCTCGTCGTCACGGCGCCCGCCGGCCAACTGGCTCTTTTGAGGGAGGCCGCGTCGGCCGCCGGACTGGACGTGGCCGCGATCTCGCTCAACGCCCTGGCGGCCGCGGAGGCCGTGCTGGACCCCGCGGAGGCGGAGGCCGGCGTCGCGGTCGTGGACATCGGCGGCGGCACGTGCGACGTGGCCGCGTTCGATCGCGGCCGCGCGGTCCACGTGGCGTCCATCGGCCTGGGGAGCGCGTACATCACGAACGACCTCGCCATCGGTCTCGGCATTCCGTGGGCGGCCGCCGAGACCTTGAAGCGGCGGCACGCGAGAGTGGACGGGGCCCTCGTGCAGAAGACGGTCGAGGTGGCGGCGGAAGACGGCGTGCGCGTCGTGGAAC
The nucleotide sequence above comes from Clostridia bacterium. Encoded proteins:
- a CDS encoding rod shape-determining protein, translated to VWLGVAGADVHAEVAEVAVPLPEGRVRREDVRALRSLFHEGSLPGQRETVHVVEHGFATQPGRWLHQPVGRPGTELACRALVVTAPAGQLALLREAASAAGLDVAAISLNALAAAEAVLDPAEAEAGVAVVDIGGGTCDVAAFDRGRAVHVASIGLGSAYITNDLAIGLGIPWAAAETLKRRHARVDGALVQKTVEVAAEDGVRVVELPFVQEIVLARVDEILEAVRAALQEARARCRFGAGAVLTGGGASLKGLAKRAMDVWDLPVRLGVPQLGDERWAALESPQAAAAVGLLRLAARGAAPSARARPVADAPASIARRLMAWLAGLV